The following proteins are co-located in the Candidatus Binatia bacterium genome:
- a CDS encoding GNAT family N-acetyltransferase, translating into MRPDPQPTGVQIRPATASDRAALGRYGAALMRQHHAADPRRFLLTPHPEEGYGRFLVSELEDPDCIVRVAERLGEVVGYVFASIEPTSWRDLRGPGGFIHDVYVDERARRSGAGEALLRAAIAWIHSRGMTQVVLATKSGNESARRLFAKIGFRETMREMTLDGDPSGA; encoded by the coding sequence GTGAGGCCCGATCCACAGCCGACGGGCGTTCAGATCCGGCCGGCGACCGCGTCCGACCGGGCTGCGCTCGGACGCTACGGGGCGGCGCTCATGCGCCAGCACCATGCCGCCGATCCGCGCCGCTTCCTCCTCACGCCGCATCCCGAGGAGGGCTACGGGCGGTTCCTCGTCTCCGAGCTGGAGGATCCCGACTGCATCGTGCGGGTGGCCGAGCGCTTGGGCGAGGTGGTGGGCTACGTCTTCGCCAGCATCGAGCCCACGAGCTGGAGGGACCTGCGCGGCCCCGGCGGGTTCATCCACGACGTCTATGTCGACGAGCGCGCGCGACGCTCGGGCGCCGGCGAGGCGCTCCTGCGCGCGGCGATCGCCTGGATCCACTCCAGGGGCATGACCCAGGTGGTGCTCGCGACCAAGTCCGGAAACGAATCCGCGCGGCGCCTCTTCGCCAAGATCGGCTTCCGC